The nucleotide sequence CCCATGTCCCAGACAATCGTAATTAAGATCGGCACATCCAGTCTGACTCAGAAGGATGGCAAACTAGCTCTATCAACTATCGCTGCATTGGTAGAAACCTTAACTGACTTGACTTTACAAGGTCATAAGGTCGTGCTAGTCTCTTCTGGGGCTGTAGGTGTAGGCTGTGCGCGTTTAGGATTGAAAGAACGACCAAAAACGATGGCGTTGAAGCAAGCAGTAGCTGCTGTCGGTCAAGGGCGGTTGATGCGGGTTTATGATGATTTATTTAGCACTTTACAACAAGCGATCGCTCAAGTTTTGTTAACTCGCAGCACCTTTAGAGACAGAACTAGCTATATCAATGCGTTTAATACTTTCCAAGAGTTGCTCAAACTGGGAGTTATCCCCATTGTTAACGAAAATGACACGGTAGCGGTAGATGAATTGAAGTTTGGCGATAACGATACCTTATCGGCAATGGTAGCGAGTTTAATTGAAGCTGATTGGCTATTTTTGCTCACAGATGTCGATAAACTCTATACCGCCGATCCGCGCTTGCGCCTTGATGCGAAACCGATCGATTTAGTGACTGATATTAGCGAACTAGAAGCGATGCAGGTACAAACAGGTGATCGCGGTTCTCAATGGGGAACTGGGGGGATGATGACCAAAATTACCGCCGCTAGGATTGCAACTAGCTCTGGAATCCGCACAGTAATTACAGAAGGGCGTTTTCCGAAAAACATTGCCAAAATTTTGCAAGGGGAAGCGATCGGAACTCAATTCACTCCGCAAACTCGTAATGGTAATGCGCGCAAGCGTTGGATAGCTTATGGTTTGATTCCCGCCGGAAAGCTGGTTTTAGATGCTGGAGCGATCGCTGCTATTTCTCAAGGTGGCAGATCTCTGTTGGCGGCTGGAATTACCCAAGTAGATGGAGAATTTGAAGCTGATGATGCTGTGGCGTTATGCGATGCGACAGGGATAGAACTGGCTAGGGGATTAGTTAACTACAGCACTCAGGAATTGCAACTGATTAAAGGACAACGTTCTGCGGAAATTTCGACTATTTTGGGCTATATTGGGGCTGACACTGTAGTTCATCGGGATAACTTGGTTCTGTTAAATAGACCTCTGGGATAAGCAATTTAAAGCTTTATTGGCGAAGAGGTTGATCGAATTAAAAGTGAAATCAGGTTGCTATGTAGCGATCTCAAGCTGCGAAGTTGAATGTTGGATCGAATCCAACAAGAGGGTAGAATGAGACTGTCTACCGATCTCAGGTGCCATTATGGCAAGCCATACCCCTTGGCGTAGCCCGCCCTTGC is from Merismopedia glauca CCAP 1448/3 and encodes:
- the proB gene encoding glutamate 5-kinase produces the protein MSQTIVIKIGTSSLTQKDGKLALSTIAALVETLTDLTLQGHKVVLVSSGAVGVGCARLGLKERPKTMALKQAVAAVGQGRLMRVYDDLFSTLQQAIAQVLLTRSTFRDRTSYINAFNTFQELLKLGVIPIVNENDTVAVDELKFGDNDTLSAMVASLIEADWLFLLTDVDKLYTADPRLRLDAKPIDLVTDISELEAMQVQTGDRGSQWGTGGMMTKITAARIATSSGIRTVITEGRFPKNIAKILQGEAIGTQFTPQTRNGNARKRWIAYGLIPAGKLVLDAGAIAAISQGGRSLLAAGITQVDGEFEADDAVALCDATGIELARGLVNYSTQELQLIKGQRSAEISTILGYIGADTVVHRDNLVLLNRPLG